The nucleotide window CAGCTCCCGGCCGCGCAGATGTCATCCAGCGTACACGGATTGTCGTCGGAGCACGGTGCCGTGTTGGGGATGCCGCAGAGGCCAGTGCCAGGGTCGCAGACGTCGTCCGTGCAGAGATTGCCGTCATCGAAGCACTGTTTCGGTGTGTAGCACTCACCCGTGTAGAAGTTGCAGACGTCCTGCGTGCAGAGGTTGCCGTCATTGGCGCAAGTAATAGGCGCACCCGGCTGACAGGTCGGAAGTTGGCAGTAGCCGCTGATGCACGTGGGGTTGGATGGCGGGCACGCGCACTGCGAGTTCTCGGTACACGCCTGCCCCGCGAGGTCGCCGCCGACGCAGGTGTTGGTGCCGCCTCCGCATACGTCGTTCAGAGTGCACGGATCGAAGTCGTTGCACGGAACGCCGTTGTTCAGGCACTCCTGGATCGGCGCCGGCAACGTGAAGAAGCCGGACACGCTGGCCGAGGCCGGCTGACACGCGCCACCCGGGCATTGCGAGGCGCTGGAGCAGGCGCCGGTGTCATTGACTCCGTCGAGACAACGCGACGTGACCGCGGCATTGACTTGCCGGACCGTGTTGACCTGCTCCTTCGGGTACGTAAGGCAGACGTAGGTCTTTCCTGGCTGGTTGACGATCGGGACGCCCGTACGCTGCTGGAACTGGACGAGGTTGCAGACTTGATCGGACCCGACGTTGATGCGGCCATCGCTGATCGCTGCGCCGGCCGAGGGTGCGGTGATCGAGAAGTCGACGAAGATGCCGTTGGCGACAGGTGCGCCAAGATAGTCCGCGACCGTCGACGCAACGACCGTAGTGAGGGTGCCGTCGCCGTTGTCTTCGGAGAGGTTGGCCGTCAGTGCGAGGCCGATGGTCGTCGGAACGCCGGGGATTGGCGTCGCAGTCGGCGTCGGCCGCGGCGGCGGGCTCCCAGGATCGCCGACCACGCGGTACGAGTTCAGAAAGAAGAGCTGCTTCTGGTTGTTGCCGTTCCCGAGCCAATCGGAGTCGCTGACGAAGATCGAGAAGCTGAAATTGGCATCGATGCCGGGATCGATCTGCTGATTGCCGGAAAGCTGGAAGATCTGGTTGCGCGTCAGTTCGTAGACGAAGAGGCGGCGTACACCCGAGACCCCGCTGTTCGTGAGATCGGCGGTCGATGTGAAGTGGATGCGAATGGCTCCGCCCGGCCCCGGGGCGGGGTCCGTGCTGTCGCCGTCGGTGCCGGCCGTGAGCTGCTTGAGCCGCGGCGGCACGGTGAACATGTCGTACTGGAAGATCTGGGTTCGCGTGCTGCCGGTCAGCGCGAGATCGGCGTCCGATTCGAAGAAGAGGAACTGACCGTCGCGTGAGTACTTCGGTCCACGGCTGTCCGCCGTGCCGAAGGTCAGTTGCTGGATCGTGCCGGTCTTGAAGTCCTTCACGAAGAGCTGTTGCGCGCCGTTCACGCAGCCGTTACCGGCCGCGTCGCCGCGTGACTCGAAGACCACGAAATTCCCGCCGGGATGGATGGCCGCGCCGGTGGCGATCTCGCGCGTGACGAGCTCGAGGCCGGGGTTGAGGCCGCCGTAGGGGCACGGATACGCGGCACAGCGGGCCTTGCGGAGCCTGCGGAGCTCGGAGCGGTAGAGGTGCTCGCCCGGTGCGAGGCCGTCGCCGTTCATGTCGCCGGTCGAAGAGAAGACGAGATATCGGCCCGACGCGTTGATCTTCGGGTTGAAGCTCTCGCCGAGTCCCTTCGTTATCTGCTGGAGCGCGAGACCGCCGGGGTTCTTGAAGCGAACCAGACGCGAGGCGAAGATCTGCCGGCCGGTGCTGCCATTGCCAAGGTGGTCCGCAGCCGACTCGAACGCCAGCGTGCGAGCGCGCGCGGTCGCGGACGGATTGATGCTGGGTTGGCTGCCGAAGGTGAGCTGGTAGAAGGCCCGTTGGTCCTTGAGAATACGCTTGGCGGTGTCGAAGACGAAGATTTGCGGGACGGTGTTGCCGTTGCTCAGCAAGTCGGCGTCGGAATGGAAGATCATCACGTTCGACGCCATCGTGAAGTGGACGCCGCCGATAGTCTGCGACGGCCGGTCGGTGACCTGCGTCAGAAGAGGGCTGTTGTTGTGGAGCGCCTCACTCCGTTCCGCGAGGAGCATCGCGACGGTGGTGGCCAGCGCGGCGAGCAGTCGCGGCATTCCTGTACTCATCATGAGTCGACCTTCCTTGCGGTAGTCCGCTGTCACCAAGTTCCTCATTGTGGACCGGTCAGGATCGCGCCGACGTCGTTCGACCGGCGGCGCGCGAAGGCGACGTCGGTACGGCCGTCGCTGTCGGCGTCGTGACACGAGAGGCCGCCGACCGGGTTGCCGACCGGGAAGTCGCGTTCGTCGCCGCTCCAGAAACCGTCTCCGGAGCCGTGTAGGACCATGATGTCGTTGGTGGTGACGCTTGCGACGGCGAGGTCGGGCACCGTGTCGCCGTTGAAGTCGCCGACGCACATCGCGATCGGCGTCTGACGGCCGCGCGTATGCCGCTCGGTCACCGCCGGGAAGCCACCGGTTCCATCGTTCAGGAACGTGATCAGATTCCCCTCCTGCGAGTCCGTGGACGGGGTCGGCGTCGGCATCTGCGCCGTCGCCGTGGGCGTCGGCGCGCCGCTTCCGGTTGCGGCCGACGTCGACGTCGCTTCGGGCGTCGGCGTGATGATCGGCGTCGGCGTCGCGGTCTTGGTGGCCACAGGCGCCGTGTCGAACTCGTTCAGGACGACCAGGTCGTCCACGGTGTCGCCGTCGAGGTCGGGAAGCACCACGTCCCAAGGCGCGAAACCCTGGCTGGCCATGTCGGTGCGTGTGTAGGATCCGTTCGTCTCGGATCGGAAGATCGAGACCGAATTGGCTCCCCGATTCGCGGTCACGATGTCGCCGATGTCGTCGCCGTTCAACTTGCCGATGGCGACGCCGCGTGGCTCCCGCTGCGTCGCGAGGTTCGCCTGCACCGCGAAGCCGGCGCCTCCGGTGTTGCTGAGGATCGTCAGGCGGTTGCTCTCGGACTGGGTGACTGCGAGATCCTTCTTCCCGTCGCCGTCGATGTCGCCGACGGCCATCGAGACGTGACCGTTTCCAAGTGGGAGCTTGGTGCGGACGAGGGTCACGAACTGGCGAGCGCCCTGGTTGATGAAGATGCTGATGTCCTGCGATCCCGCGTTGGCGACGAGCAAGTCCTGGCGTCCATCGTCGTTCAGATCGGTGGTAGCGAGAGCCTCGGGCAGCTGGCCGGTCTCGAGAACGAGGCTCGAGGGGCTCGGACCTGCGAAGTGCACGACCAAGCGGCTGTCCTGACGGCTCACACCGGCAAGATCCACATGACCGTCATCGTCGAAGTCGTCCGCCGCGGCGCCCCGCACGTCGCGTCCGATGGAGGGGGCTGCCGGGAGCGGGTTGGCGGCGAAGGTGCCGCGCCCCGTTCCATACAGGATCTGACAGTTCGGTGAGGTGGCGGGGGTGCAACTGAGGAGGTCCTGGTGAAGGTCCTCGTCGACGTCGGCGATGGAGAAGCGCGAAGGGCTTGGGGCGCTCGGGATGAGCGGTCCCGCCAGGAACGGCCCTCCTAGGGCGCCGAGCAACAAGATCGGGTGTTGCTTCTTGCCCTTGAACTCGGCGACCGTGTCTAGGTATCCGTTCTCGTCGAAATCAGCCGCCGCGAGCGCCACGATGCCCGCCGGTGTCGGTGTCGTTTGAAAGAGGCGAAGGGGTCCCGCACCGTCGCTCGAGAGGAGCATCACACCCTTCGGCTTGGATGTCTGCACGGCGAGGAGGTCATCGAAGCCGTTGCGATCGAAGTCGCCGGCGAGGATCGGGCCGCCAAGCTTCGCCGGCGCGATGATCGGGAGGGGGATGAAGCTCCCGATGCCGTCGTTCAAGAGCAAGGTCACGGAGCCGCCGCTACGGACTCGCGGAACGATGGCCAAATCAGGGAGACCGTCGCCGTTGAAGTCGCCGACCGTCGCACCCGTTTTGCGTTTGACCTTGGCAAGGAGGGCGATGGTGCCGAATTGGCCGATGCCGTTGCCGAGGAAGATGCGGAGATCGCCCTTGGCGTCGACCGCAGCGAGATCCTTGTTGCCGTCGCCGTTGAAGTCGGCGGCATCCATCGAGAACAGAGTCTTCACCATTTCGACCAGGCAGGTGACGCTGCAGCCGTCTCCCTTCTTGGCGTTGGCGTCGTCGCAGCTTTCGCCAGCGTCGAGGACCGCGTTTCCGCAGCTCACCGGCGGCGGCGGCGGATCGAAGCTGCCCGCAGCATTGCCGCGCATGACGGTGATGCCGAGGCTACTTTTGGGACCGGCGGACGCGACGACTGCATCGGGAATGCCGTCGTTGGTCATGTCGGTCAGGAGGAGAGATTCAGGGGTACCTACCAGATCCGCCAGCGGACTCACGGTGGGGCCGGTCAGTTGGAGGATCTGCAGCAGCGACAAGCGCTGGGCGACGCCGTCGACGAAGACGATCTCGCTACCGCCGGTCGCGCTGATTCGCAGGCGGGCGGTCGCCATCGGAGACACTACCGTCGGCGATGCGATGTTGTAGGGGCTTTGAAAATTACCGGGTGAGATCCCTCGCAGGATCTGGACGCTGTTGCTGTCGGAATAGGATACGGCCAGGTCGGTGAGCCCATCGCCGTCGAAATCCGCCAGGGCGACGGTCTTCGCCATCGAGCCCGCGAGGAGCACGGAGAGGAGTGTAAAGGTCCCGTTGCCGTGACCCGCGAATACCTTGATCGTGGCATCGACTCCAAGGGTGGCAATGTCCATCAGGTCGTCGCCGTTGACGTCACCTGCCGCGACGTAGAGGAGTCGGTCGGTCGAAGGCAGCGGGTTCGGGGCGAAGTGGAAGCCGAAGCCGTCGCCGAGAAGGAGATGCAGCGAGGGGTCCTGCTGATTCGCGGCGACGACGATGTCCGGTAGCGAATCTCCGTTGAAATCGGCGATCTGGGCGGAGACCGGCCGACTGGCCTGCGGAGAAAGGCGAGGGATTCGAATGTTGCCGACCGCTGCGAACCCTCCCGCACCGTTGCCGAAGAGGAGCGTAAGGTCGCTTGACTGGACATTGACGACGACGAGGTCGACATTGCCGTCGAGATTCAGATCGGCAGCCGACACCGAGCGAGGGAGGTTTCCGACCGGGGAGGACGCGCCGACCGTGTAGCTGCCGTCTTCCTGGCGGATGTAGAGCGTCACTGTCTTTTGCTTCCAACTCGACACGGCGGCGTCGATGCGGCCGTCGTTGTTGAAGTCCGCGCAGGTAGCGCCGCTCGGCTCATCGGCAGTCGCCAGGTTGGCGCCATGTAGGAGCGTGCCGGGGCCGGAATTCTGGAACACGGTCACCGTGTCCGAGTCGAAGTTCGCCGAGATCAGGTCTGGGAGCAGGTCCCCGTCGCAATCGACGGCATTCAATCCCTGAGGATTGTCGTTTACCGGAAGAGAGTGGGCGTCCATCGAAAGATCGAGACCCTGTGCCGGCGGAGCGGAAATGAGGCTCAGCACAGCGGCTATGACGACCACTACGAACCTGCAGAACCCCTCGTTCGCCGTGCCGGGAAGGCGGCGCCGGGCGTAGGGCTTGGCAGGGTCGATAGGGGCAGTCACCATGCTCCGGGTCTCCTGCTCACGGGCGATAGGCCGTGGGGTCATACCTGCGTTCGAAAGAGTGAAACCGGTTCGGGAAGGACGCTCGGGGGCGGGGTGCTTCATCATGGCGGAAGTCAACGATCATGGACCTGACCGATCCCCTTGCGTGAGCAAGGGGCATGCCGGTCGAAGTAGTTGAGATCGCAGAGTGTTCTACCCTCAACCATGCATGGTTTTGCGCCTCTGCAAGGCAGGATGCCGCTTCGTGCCGCGGGGATCGATGCCCGGCCGAAACCCGCGAAATCAATCGGAGAGAACGCCTTCGGTCATCGCCGGTTCCGGGCCTGCGAAGAGTCCAACCAGCGCCGGGAGAACAAAGAGGGTCAGTGCCGTGCTCGAGATGAGTCCGCCGATGACGACCGTCGCGAGAGGGCGTTGGACCTCGGCGCCGGTGCCCGTCGCAAGGGCCATCGGGATGAAGCCCAGAGAGGCGACGAGCGCGGTCATGAGAACGGGGCGAAAGCGCGTCAGGGCGCCTCGGACGATGGCTTCATCGACAGACGCTCCCTCCTCTCGGAGTTGCTTGATGAACGTGATCATCACGAGACCGTTCAGGACGGCGATGCCCGAGAGCGCGATGAAGCCAACCGCGGCCGAGATCGAGAACGGCATCTGTCGGAGCCAGAGGCTGAGAATGCCGCCGCTCAGCGCGAGCGGGATCCCCGTGAATACCATGGCGGCATGGCGCACCGAGCCGAAGGTGCTGTAGAGAAGAAGGAAGATCAAAAGGAAGCACGCGGGCACGACGAGCGTGAGCCGCTTCTTCGCCTCCACCAAGTTCTCGAACTGCCCACCCCAATCGAGCCAGCTCCCGGGCGGCAACTTCACGTCAGCATCGATCCGGGCTCGGACATCACCGACGAAGGAGCCGACGTCGCGCCCACGCACGTTGGCTTGGACCACCACGCGCCGCTTCCCATTCTCGCGGCTGATCTGGTTCGGTCCTTCGGTGACAGCGACCCGTGCGACCGCGCCCAGAGGGATGAAGGCGAACGTGCCCACGGGCGCGTTGCCGGAGACCGGGATGACGCCGGACTCCTCCTCCTGATGCTCGAGCGGGATCGGAAGCTGCTCGAGGGCGCGGATGTTTCGTCGGAAATCCTCCGGGAGCCGCACCACGATGTCGAAGCGGCGGTCGCCCTCGAAGACCTGGCCCGCTTCGCGGCCGCCGACGGCGATGGAGACGACTTCCTGGACGTCTGCGACGGTGAGTCCGTAGCGAGCGATCGCCGCTCGGTCGACGTCGATGCTGAGCATCGGGAGGCCGGCGATCTGCTCGACCCGCACGTCGGCCGCGCCGCGCGTATCCTGGAGTATGCCTCCGATCTGCCGAGCAATGGGCAGAAGCGCGTCGAAATCTTCCCCGTAGACCTTCACCGCGACGTCACCCCGTACACCGGCGATGAGCTCGTTGAAACGCATCGCGATCGGTTGCGTGAACTCGTAGTTGTTGCCGAGCGCTCCACGGAGGGCCTCTTCGACCCGCTCGCGAACCGCTTCTTTCGTGTCGCGCGGGTTCGGCCAAGAGTCTCGCGGTTTCAGAATGACGAACGTGTCGGACGCATTCGGGGGCATGGGATCGGACGCCATCTCGGCGGTGCCCGTCTTGGAGAACACAAAGGCGACCTCGGGGATCGTCTCCTTGATCGTACGCTCGACGGTGAGCTGCATCTCGGAGGATTGCGTGAGGCCGGTGCTCGGGATGCGGATGGCCTGAACCGCGATATCGAGCTCACTGAGACTCGGAACGAACTCCTGGCCGAGACGGGAGAACAGGACGAGTGAGCCGGCAAAGAGCAGCACCGCCGCCCCAAGGGTGGCGACTCGCGCTCGAAGAACCCAGCGGAGCGCCGGTTCGTAGAGCACCTTGGCATTACGGACCAAGACGTTCTCCCGTTCCTCGACGCGACCCGTGATGACGAGAGCGACCATCGCGGGAACGAAGGTGAACGCGAGGACGAAGGCCGCGACCAGGGCAAAGATGACCGTAAGGGCCATCGGACGGAACATCTTCCCCTCCACCCCGGTGAGAAAGAGGATCGGAACGTAGACGGTGATGATGATGGCGCCACCGACGACCGCCGGACCGAGCACCTGCTTGCTCGCCTCGCGGGTCACGTCGAGACGTTCTTGCAGCGTGAGCGCTCGCCTGATCTCGCGCTGCTTCGCGGCCAAGCTCCGAAGGCAGTTCTCGACGATGATGACCGCGCCGTCGACGACCAGACCGAAGTCGATGGCGCCCAAGCTCATGAGATTCCCGCTGGTGCGCGTCTGGACCATGCCGATGGCGGTCAAGAGCATCGAAAGCGGGATGGCGAGCGCGGTGACGACGGCCGCACGGATGTTTCCGAGAAGGAGAAACAGCACGATCACGACGAGGATTGCGCCCTCGAAGAGATTCTTCTGAACGGTGTGGATGGTGGCGTCTACGAGCCTGGTTCGATCCAGGACGGTCTTGGCGTGAATATCCGGAGGAAGCGTCTTGTTGATGGCCGCGATCTTCTCCCCCACGGCATGCGCGACGGTTCGGCTGTTTTCGCCGATCCGCATGAGCGCGGTGCCTACGACGACCTCTTCCCCGTTCTCGCTTGCGCTGCCCGTTCGAAGCTCTTTGCCGATGCCAACCGTGGCGACATCGCGAACGTAGATGGGCGTGCCGCCGCGCTCCCCGATGACGATGGAGTCGAGCTGCTCGAGCCGTTCTATCCGGCCTGTGGCCCGCACGTTGTAAGCCTCGCCGTTGTGCTCGATGTAGCCGGCGCCGGCACTCAGATTGTTCCGTTCGAGCGCCGCAACCACGTCATGCAGGGTTCGCCCGTACGCGACGAGTCGCTGTGGATCGGGCTGCACATGGAACTGCTTGACGTATCCGCCGATGGCGTCGATGCCGGCGACACCGGCGACTCCCTTCAGTTGCGGCCGAATGACCCAATCCTGCACCGTTCGTAGGTACGCGGCGCGCTCGAGAGGTGAAGCGAGACGTTCACCTTCCGGCGTGAGATAGCTGCCGTCGGGTTGCCAGCCCGCCTCGCCGGCGTTGGGAGCGGCACCGTCGCCCCCCGGGTGCCGGTACTCGACGGTCCACATGTAGATTTCGCCGAGACCCGTCGAGATGGCTCCCATGCGAGGCTCGACTCCCTCGGGCAGGCTCTCGCGCGCTTCGGTCAAGCGCTCCGTGACCTGCTGTCGAGCGAAATAGATGTCGACGTCGTCGGAAAAGACGGCGGTCACTTGCGAGAAGCCATTGCGGGAAAGGGAGCGTGTGTAGGCAAGCCCGCGGATTCCAGCAAGAGCGGTCTCGATCGGGAAGGTCACCTGCTTCTCCACCTCGATCGGAGAGAGCGAGGTCGCAAGGGTGTTGATCTGAACCTGATTGTTCGTGATGTCGGGAACGGCATCGATGGGCAGACGGGTGAGCGCAAAGACGCCGATGGCGCCGAAGACGGTCGTGACCAGAACGACCAGAAACCGGCGCTGAATGGAGAAATTGAGAATTCGCTCGAGCACGGCTCCGCCTCCTCAGTGGTCGTGCTCGGCGGCGCCCTTTCCGAGCTCCGCCTTGAGGAGGAACGAATTCACCGTGGCGATGCGTTCACCGTCTGCGAGCCCGCTGAGGATCTCGACGAGGGTTTCGCCGCGATGGCCAAGGATGACGGGACGCGCCTCTACCCGTTCTCGTTCGGCGACGAATACGACGGACGTTCCCTCGAGGCTCTGGATGGCGTTCGCTGGAACGACGAGCGCTGCGGCGTGCGGAGACACCGCGTAGGCTTCGACAAACGACCCGATACGCCACTGGCCATCGGGATTCGGGAGCACGACCCGAGCCGTCGCGGTGCGCATCCTCTCATCGACGCCCGGCGTGATGTAGACGATGATGCCCTCCGCTTGGGGGCCCTTCTCGCCGGAACGAATGCGGACGGTTTCCCCGACTCGCACGTGCTCGAGGTCGCGCTGATACACGCTCAGCTCGACCCAGACAGACGAGAGGTCGGCGATCACGAAGGCCTGCTTGTCGCGGTCAACGGCTTCGCCCCTGGTCAGGTGCTTTTCGATGATGGTGCCGTCGATGAGCGTTTGCAGCTCGTAGGGTGAGAGGCTCTCGCTACTCTCGATGATCGCGAGAACCTCGCCGGCCTTGACGGTGTCGCCGACGTTTCGCCTCCCTTCGCGGACGATGCCCGGAAAGCGGGGAGTGATGTGGGCAAGTCGATCCCCATTGGGGCGAATCGTGCCAAGCAGCTGCACGCCATCGTCGACGTGGCCGGGACCGACCGCAGCGAAGGTCACACCGGCATGTTCGAGCTTCTCCGCCGAGACGTGCGCGGATTCGTTCGTGGACTCTTCGCCTTCGTCGTGTCCGGATTCCTCCTGGTGACCTTGCCGATGGCCCGCCTCCTTGTCGTTCTTGGAGGAACCAGGTTCTCCGGCACATCCGACGCCGGAGACGAGGATCGCGCAGGCCACGAGTCGAAGGAGGCGAGAGCGAGAAGGCAGTCTAGTCATGTCGGTCTCCATGAGCGCGCTCCGGGCTGGTGTCCGAATGTTCGACCCACCGCGAGAGCTCCGCGGAGGCGTCGTAGTAGGTTGCCAGTGCCGTGAGGTATTCCGCGCGGAGCTCGAAGAGCGTCCGTTGGGCATCGAGGACCTCGAGGTAGCGGAAGAGGCCGCGGGCGTAGCCATCCTTCGCGCCAGCGTAGGCACGCTCCGCTCGCGGAATGGTTTCGTCGCGGAAGATGCTGGCTTGCTCCGCCGCAGCTTCAACCGCGACGTACGCTTGTCGAGCCCGCGCTTCCACCGTGACGGCCACCGCATCGTGTGCGAGTCGGGCCTGGGCCACTTCCCGCGCGGCCGCCAGGATGTTCCCTTGGTTTCGGTCGAAGAGTGGAAGGGGCAGGGAGAATCCGAAGACCAGCGCTCCACCGCCGTCCTCGGCGTAGTGCCGGCCGCCGGCAACGAGCGAGAGGTCCGGAATCCGCCGTGATTGCTCCAACGAGAGGGCGGCTCGTCGCTGTTCGATCTCGGCGTCGGCCCGGGCAAGGTCGGGAATCTTCCCGATGTTGGGCAACAGGGTCTCGAGTGGAGCCGGTCTCACGGCTGGCGAGAGGGCGCCTGCGGCGCGCTCGAAGAGCGGCGACGGCTCTCCCCAGGTGGCGGCGAGTATGCTTCGGGCGTTCTCGAGCTCGCGCCGAGCGGCAAGCCGCGATGCCCGTGCGCGGCTCAAATTGACTTCCGCACGGAGGCGCTCGACCGGCGAGACCGCGCCGGCGTCCACCGTAACGCCGACGCTACGGACGGAGTCTTCCGCGATACGGATCAGCTTCTCGCTCAGGGTGAGCCGATCCTGCGCGATGAGGGTCGCGGCGAAAGCCTTTCTGACTTCGGAAACCAGGGCTCGGAGCCGCACCACGATGTCCCACGAGGCGACGTCTCGCTCCAGATTCGCAGTGCGCCGGCGCTTCTGACGCTTTCCGCCGAGCTCGAGGGCCTGCGACACGCTCAGCGTCGTCTGGCCCGCTTCCCATCCGGCGCGGCGATCCGAGCCGGCGACATCTTCGGCTTCGAATCCAAGCGTGGGATTCGGACGAAGGCCGGCCTGAACCGCGCGCGCGGCTCGGACTCCGACGTCGACCCGGGTCGCGGCGAGCTCGGGGTTTCGCCGCATTGCCGCCGCGATCGCTTGCTCGATCGTCACCGCTCCCCGCGGCGCGGGTGGCGAAGGGCCCTCCGCGAGCGCGGTCCCGCGAGCGGAGACGAGCAGCAGCAATCCGGCAGCGAGAGTCCGATGGGAAAACGGCGAGCCGGCACTCGTGACGGAAACGACGAACCTGATGACGAACCCATGGGCCATAGAGATTCTCTCCAAGAGGCGGCTTCTTCCGTGGGAAGAAGGCCACGTGACCGGCGAGCGGCGTTCACGCCGCGACGGCGACGCCCTCTACCGAGAGCGTCGAACGTGAGAATCCCAGGTCAGACTAGAAGGACGACGGTGCGGCGCGCTTCGCGGTCGGGGACACGTAGCGAAGTGCAGGCGGGAAGAATCTGAGCGAACCCGGAGGGTGCTGGAGGCGGAGACAGGGTGACAGGCGCCGACGTCGGCGCCCGGAGGTCGGAGGACTGGACGTTTCGCTGCTCGACGATCTGTGACGGAGAGATCGCGATGTCACGACAATCGGCCTTTGCCGATTCTCCGGGTCGCGTGTGGCACGCGCGACCTGCATGGGGCGTCTCGACATCGAAGTGCCCATCGGCGCCCAGGCAAAGGAGAAGTCCCGTTGGAGGCACCACGGCAAAGCCGACCTGGCATGCCAGTGCGAGAAGCAGAGGTATCCTTCGGCAAGACCGCATCGGCAGTTCGTAACGGAACCTACTGGCGAGCGACCCTAACATCCATCGGGCGGACCTGCTAGCGCCCACTTCAGCGAGCGCCATGCGCGCGTGGAATGCCCTTCGGAGCCGAGCGATCCGACCTCGGCGGAATAGGAACGCGCACGGCGCGATTCGATCTTCTTCTACCTTGCCGGGAGTACTCATGCTCGTCGTGCTCGCGGTGCGGACGCTGACTCCTCGGGGAATGCTTTACTTGCTCCCTTGATGCGGTAAGAAGAACGAACGCCTATGAAAGCCGAGAACATCACCGAGTATTTCGCGCAGGATCACAACCGGCTGGACGAGTTTTTCGACCGGTTTCAAGCTTTGAAGGGCTCGAACCTTCCGGATGCCGCCGCCAACTTCCGGCAATTCAGCGACGGGTTGCTTCAGCACATCGCGTGGGAAGAACAGATCCTGTTTCCGGCCTTTGAGGAGCGAACCGGGATGCGCGACAGCGGTCCGACGGCCGTCATGCGCATGGAGCACAAGCAAATTCGGTCCCTGCTCGACGCGATCGGTCTGGAGCTTCGACAGGGTCGGAGCGCAACCGAGAGCGAGGAGGCGCAGCTTCGCGGCGTGCTCGGCGCGCACAACGTGAAAGAGGAGCGCGTTCTGTACCCGGCCATCGACCGGATGCTGACGGAGCCGGAACGCGCCGACGTGTTCGCCCGCATGCAGCTGCCTTCATGATCTGTAGTCCTCGACCGGATTGGAACCCCACAGCTCCGGAAGTGCTGCGCGACCAGCGGGCGGCGTATGACGATATGCGCCGCCGCCATCCGGTGGCGTACAGCGAGCTCATGGGGTGGTCGTTGTTCCGGCACGGGGACGTGATGCGCGTGGTGCTCGATCAGGCGACCTTCAGCAACGCCGTCTCGCAGCATCTTTCCGTGCCGAACGGCATGGACCAGCCGGAACACACGGCGTACCGGCGAATCCTCGAGCCGTATTTTTCTGACGAGCGAATGGCCGCATTCGAACCCGTCTGCCGAGGCATTGCCACGAAACTCGT belongs to Deltaproteobacteria bacterium and includes:
- a CDS encoding PD40 domain-containing protein; its protein translation is MMSTGMPRLLAALATTVAMLLAERSEALHNNSPLLTQVTDRPSQTIGGVHFTMASNVMIFHSDADLLSNGNTVPQIFVFDTAKRILKDQRAFYQLTFGSQPSINPSATARARTLAFESAADHLGNGSTGRQIFASRLVRFKNPGGLALQQITKGLGESFNPKINASGRYLVFSSTGDMNGDGLAPGEHLYRSELRRLRKARCAAYPCPYGGLNPGLELVTREIATGAAIHPGGNFVVFESRGDAAGNGCVNGAQQLFVKDFKTGTIQQLTFGTADSRGPKYSRDGQFLFFESDADLALTGSTRTQIFQYDMFTVPPRLKQLTAGTDGDSTDPAPGPGGAIRIHFTSTADLTNSGVSGVRRLFVYELTRNQIFQLSGNQQIDPGIDANFSFSIFVSDSDWLGNGNNQKQLFFLNSYRVVGDPGSPPPRPTPTATPIPGVPTTIGLALTANLSEDNGDGTLTTVVASTVADYLGAPVANGIFVDFSITAPSAGAAISDGRINVGSDQVCNLVQFQQRTGVPIVNQPGKTYVCLTYPKEQVNTVRQVNAAVTSRCLDGVNDTGACSSASQCPGGACQPASASVSGFFTLPAPIQECLNNGVPCNDFDPCTLNDVCGGGTNTCVGGDLAGQACTENSQCACPPSNPTCISGYCQLPTCQPGAPITCANDGNLCTQDVCNFYTGECYTPKQCFDDGNLCTDDVCDPGTGLCGIPNTAPCSDDNPCTLDDICAAGSCAPGTLMTCPNDGNPCTDDVCNAETGQCGVPGVCDCP
- a CDS encoding VCBS repeat-containing protein, which codes for MVTAPIDPAKPYARRRLPGTANEGFCRFVVVVIAAVLSLISAPPAQGLDLSMDAHSLPVNDNPQGLNAVDCDGDLLPDLISANFDSDTVTVFQNSGPGTLLHGANLATADEPSGATCADFNNDGRIDAAVSSWKQKTVTLYIRQEDGSYTVGASSPVGNLPRSVSAADLNLDGNVDLVVVNVQSSDLTLLFGNGAGGFAAVGNIRIPRLSPQASRPVSAQIADFNGDSLPDIVVAANQQDPSLHLLLGDGFGFHFAPNPLPSTDRLLYVAAGDVNGDDLMDIATLGVDATIKVFAGHGNGTFTLLSVLLAGSMAKTVALADFDGDGLTDLAVSYSDSNSVQILRGISPGNFQSPYNIASPTVVSPMATARLRISATGGSEIVFVDGVAQRLSLLQILQLTGPTVSPLADLVGTPESLLLTDMTNDGIPDAVVASAGPKSSLGITVMRGNAAGSFDPPPPPVSCGNAVLDAGESCDDANAKKGDGCSVTCLVEMVKTLFSMDAADFNGDGNKDLAAVDAKGDLRIFLGNGIGQFGTIALLAKVKRKTGATVGDFNGDGLPDLAIVPRVRSGGSVTLLLNDGIGSFIPLPIIAPAKLGGPILAGDFDRNGFDDLLAVQTSKPKGVMLLSSDGAGPLRLFQTTPTPAGIVALAAADFDENGYLDTVAEFKGKKQHPILLLGALGGPFLAGPLIPSAPSPSRFSIADVDEDLHQDLLSCTPATSPNCQILYGTGRGTFAANPLPAAPSIGRDVRGAAADDFDDDGHVDLAGVSRQDSRLVVHFAGPSPSSLVLETGQLPEALATTDLNDDGRQDLLVANAGSQDISIFINQGARQFVTLVRTKLPLGNGHVSMAVGDIDGDGKKDLAVTQSESNRLTILSNTGGAGFAVQANLATQREPRGVAIGKLNGDDIGDIVTANRGANSVSIFRSETNGSYTRTDMASQGFAPWDVVLPDLDGDTVDDLVVLNEFDTAPVATKTATPTPIITPTPEATSTSAATGSGAPTPTATAQMPTPTPSTDSQEGNLITFLNDGTGGFPAVTERHTRGRQTPIAMCVGDFNGDTVPDLAVASVTTNDIMVLHGSGDGFWSGDERDFPVGNPVGGLSCHDADSDGRTDVAFARRRSNDVGAILTGPQ